Below is a genomic region from Sphingomonas phyllosphaerae.
TCGACCTTGGCGCGGACGATTATCTGCGCAAGCCGTTCGCCCCGGAAGAGCTCGAGGCGCGTATCCGCGCGCTAGGGCGACGGCGCGGTGGCGATCCCACGCCCGAGCTGGTCGTCGGCGCGCTGGTGCTCGATCGTTCGGGCGGCGTGGCGCGGGTCGGGGAGCGGACGCTCGATCTGCGACGTCGCGAGTGGGCGGTGCTCGATGCGCTGGCGACGCGCGCCGGTCAGATCGTTCCACGCGAGACGCTGCAATCCGAGGTGTTCGGCTATGACGAGCCGGTCGGTCCCAATGCGATCGAGGTGAACATCACGCGGCTGCGCGGAAAGCTGGCCCCCGACGGCCCGGCGATCCGCACGGTGCGCGGGGTCGGCTATATGCTCGATGCCCGTTGAGGGCGCGCGCGGCGGTGCGCTGGCGCTTCGCACCCGCCTTTTCGTCGCGATGCTGGCGCCGCTGCTCGCGATCGCGGTGCTGCTGGGGCTGGCGGGTGCCACCTTGATCGCCGACGTGGTCCGGCGGACCAACGATCGCGTGCTCGGCGGTGCGCTGGGGGCGGTCGCCGAGACGGTGCAGGTCGAACGCGGCGAGGTGACGCTCGATCTGCCCGCGGCGGCGTTCGGGATGCTGGAGAACAGTGAGCGCGACAACGTCTATTACCGCATCGCCGTTGGCGGGCGGCTGCTGACGGGTTATGTCGACCTGCCCGCGCCGATCATCGGCGAGCTGGCGCTCGACCAGCCGCGCTTCCGCTTCGCGCGCTACCGCGATCAAGCGATCCGGGTCGCCGAGGTCCGGCGATCGCTGCCGCGCATCGACGCGCCCGTGATCGTGCAGGTGGCCGAAACGCTCGATGGTCGGCACGCCCTGCAACGCCGGCTGGTGACCGCGCTGGTGCTGGGCGAAATCCTGCTGGTTGGCGTCGCGATGCTGTTGATCCGCCCGGCGTTGGCCTGGAGCCTGCGCCCGCTCGCGGGGCTGCGTGGCGCGGTGGCGCGCCGCGACACGCGTGCAACGCCGGACCTGTCGCCACTCGATACCGGGCCACTGCCGGTCGAGCTTCGCCCGCTCGCCGACGCCTTCGACCATCTTCTCGCGCGGCTGGACAGCGCAACGGCGGGGATGCGGCGCTTCACCGCCGATGCCTCGCACCAGATGCGGACGCCACTGGCGGTGTTGAAGGTTCAGGTCGCGCTGGCGCGGCGCGGCAGCCCGGACGCGCTGGCCGAGATCGCCGACGCCGCCGATCGGCTCGAGCATCTTGTCAAGCAGTTGCTGGCGCTGGCGCGTGCCGAGGAAGCGGGCTCCGCGCCGCCGCGCGAGCAGGTCGACCTGCGCGAGGTGGCGATCGCCGTCATCAATCGCCGGATCGCGCAGGCGATCGAGGCGGGCGTCGAGATCCACCTCGACGGGGCCGAAGACATCGTGATCGCCAGCCACCGCACCTTGCTGTTCGAGATCCTGTCCAACCTGATCGACAATGCGATCCGCTATAATCGTGCGGGCGGACATGTCATGCTGACTGTTTCCGATGAGGAGGAAACGGGAGCGACGATCGTGGTGGCCGATGACG
It encodes:
- a CDS encoding response regulator transcription factor, with translation MRILIVEDDAALARGIVALLRAAGHAVDHVATGEDALLVAAAEAYALVVLDVGLPDVDGFSVLQTLRRRGNRVPVMMLTARDALDDRVRGLDLGADDYLRKPFAPEELEARIRALGRRRGGDPTPELVVGALVLDRSGGVARVGERTLDLRRREWAVLDALATRAGQIVPRETLQSEVFGYDEPVGPNAIEVNITRLRGKLAPDGPAIRTVRGVGYMLDAR
- a CDS encoding sensor histidine kinase N-terminal domain-containing protein, coding for MPVEGARGGALALRTRLFVAMLAPLLAIAVLLGLAGATLIADVVRRTNDRVLGGALGAVAETVQVERGEVTLDLPAAAFGMLENSERDNVYYRIAVGGRLLTGYVDLPAPIIGELALDQPRFRFARYRDQAIRVAEVRRSLPRIDAPVIVQVAETLDGRHALQRRLVTALVLGEILLVGVAMLLIRPALAWSLRPLAGLRGAVARRDTRATPDLSPLDTGPLPVELRPLADAFDHLLARLDSATAGMRRFTADASHQMRTPLAVLKVQVALARRGSPDALAEIADAADRLEHLVKQLLALARAEEAGSAPPREQVDLREVAIAVINRRIAQAIEAGVEIHLDGAEDIVIASHRTLLFEILSNLIDNAIRYNRAGGHVMLTVSDEEETGATIVVADDGPGLPEDDLARLGERFTRLSTARDSEGSGLGLAIVRSAASRLDATVAIVNTRPGLRITLRFGAAQGQRDTVASAPVYRGG